The sequence below is a genomic window from Thermoanaerobaculia bacterium.
GAGGTCCGCGCGGCGGGAGCCGGAACGATCCGAGCTCCGCGAGTGTCGTTCCGGCGACGGGGGTAGAATTCGCCCAGTGATCCAGCTTTTCTACGAGGTTGACGGGCGCCCCCAGGTGTACACGCTCCTGAAGGAGGAGATTTCGATCGGGCGATCCTCCGAGAACGACGTGGTCCTGAACGATTTCTCGGTCTCGCGAAAGCACGCGATCCTCGTCCGGAAGGACGAGGCGTGGTTCGTCCGCGACAACCATTCGACCAACGGCGTTCGGGTGAACGGGAAGAACGTCAGCGACATCGAGGTCAAGGACGGAGACGAGCTCGCCGTCGGGACGTTCACGCTGCGCCTCCGCGACGATCCGTCGATCGTGAGCTACCCGCGCGGCGCCGACAAGAAGGAATCGACGTCGACCTTCATCCGGCCGCTCGCGGAATTCAACGAGGACTTCGGCCTCGAGAAGGACCTCCCTCCGGCGGATTCGACCGTTCTGCGGAAGCGGGGCTCCCTCGACCTCGCGTACAAGAACAAGGTCTTCGAGATCCTGGTGCAGGTCGCGAAGACCCTGATCTCGGCCGACGAGCTCGAGACCGTGCTCGAGAAGGTCATGGACCTGATCTTCGAGTACCTCCCGGTCGATCGCGGCTTCCTCCTCCTGATCGACGAGACGGGGGATCTCAAGACGCGGGTCGCGCGCGTGAAGTCTTCGCGGATGACGGCCACCGCCGAAGGGGAAGTGCCGTTTTCGCGGACGATCGTCGACATGGTCGTCCGCCAGAAGGTCGCCTTCCTCACCTCCGACGCCCAGAAGGACGACCGGTTCGACATGGGCCAGTCGATCCGGATCCAGCACATCCGCTCCGCGATGTGCGTGCCCCTCTGGGACCGGGGCACCGTGATCGGCGTCATCCACGTGGACTCGCCGATCTACGTCGGGACGTTCAAGAGCGAGGATCTGGATCTGCTGACGGCGCTCGCGAACTTCGCGGCGGTCGCGATCGAGCGCGCGAGCCTTCACGCTCGCGTCGAGGAGGACAAGCGGATCCGGACGCGCCTGGAGCGATATCACTCGCCGGCGGTGATCGAGGAGATCATCGCGGACTCCTCCGGGACGGGGGCGCTCAACCGCGCGCGGACCAAGAGCGTGACCGTCCTGTTCGCCGATCTCGTCGGGTTCACGACGCTCTCCGAGAAGATGGCTCCGGAAACCGTCTCCACGATGCTGAACACGTTTTTCACCCACGCGGCGGAAGCCGTGTTTTCCGTCGACGGGACGCTCGACAAGTTCATCGGCGACGAGGCGATGGCCTTCTTCGGCGCCCCGATCGACCAGCCCGACCACGCCTGGCGCGCGATCATGGCGGCGCTCAAGATCCGCGAAGCGCTGGCGGGCTGGAACCGGCAGCGCGAGGCCGCCGGAGAGCGGCCCCTCGAGGTGCGGATCGCGATCAACACCGGCGAGGTGGTCGTCGGCGAGATCGGTTCCGACCGGCGCGTGGATTACACGGTGCTCGGCACGCCCGTCAACATCGCGGCGCGCATCGAACAGTTCGTGGCCGCGCCGGGCGACATCGTCATCGGCCCGGAGACGTACGAGGCGGTCAAGGACCGGGTGAACGCCGCGCAGATGGGTTTCTTCGCCCTGAAGGGCCTGGTTTCGCAGGTTCCGCTCTTCAAGGTCCTCGGATTGACGGATCGCGACGTCGGAAACCGGCCGACGCTCGAGGCGCCCCCGGCGGCTCCGTAGCGCCGAACTCCCGGCCATCCGCCGCCCGCTCCGTTAAGATCGCGGCGGAGGTGAGGGATGGGCCCATCCGACATCGCCGCGCGGGTGGCGCGGCTCGAAAGAGAGAATCGGCGCTTCCGGTCCGCGGCGGCCGCCGGAGCGCTCGTCGTCGCGGCGGCGCTCCTCGCGGGGGCGCGCCCCGCGGGACACGCCCGGATCGTCGAGGCGACGGAGTTCCGGCTCAAGGATTCGACCGGAGCGCTCCGCGGCTCGATCTCCGCGGATCGGACCGGCGCGCAGCTCCTGCTCAAGGACGCGACCGGGAAGAGCCGCGCCCGTCTGCGCGTCGCCGACGACGGAACGCCGCGGTTCGAGCTCCTCGACCGCATGGAGCGTCCGCGGCTGGGCCTCGCGCTCGACAAGGACGGCGCCGCGACCGCGCACCTCGACGACGACGCCGCGCGGGCCCGGGTCCGGCTCTCGACGGCCGCCGACGGCTCGGCCGCCGTCGAGATTTCCGACGCCGCGAAGAAGCGGACCGGCCTGGAAGTCCTCGCCGACGGAACGGCGGGGCTCGCGGTCTTCGACGCGGAGGAGAACGCGCGCGTCCGCGCGGCGGTCGCGAGCGACGGATCGCCCGCGGTCAAGCTGATCGACGCCGACGGAACGCTTCGCGCCTCCCTCGGGACGATCGCGCTGAAGGAAGCGAGCTCGGGCGCCGCCATGCGGACCCAGGAGGGGTCGCTCGTCCTCTTCGACAAGAAGGGCGCCGTGGTCTTCAAGCAGCCGAAATAGCCGGCGGGCCGGGTCGAACCGGCGCTGCCGCTCGACTTCGGCGGCGCGAGCGGGCGAAATGCGACGGTGGTTGGGGAGGAAGGATTCGAACCTTCAATAGGCGGCTCCAAAGGCCGCTGCCCTACCGTTAGGCGACTCCCCAGCAGGGAGTCAGTTTAATCGAACCGCGTCAGTCCGCGAGGCCGCGTCGCCGGCGCAGGCGGCGCACAGGGGGCGGCCGTCGCCGCGAAGTTGAGCGTCGGGAGTCGAGCATCGGGTGCAGCGCGTCGGGGAGCCGGCGCCGTCGGGCCTTCGCCGGACGACTTCGGCCAGCTCGGACGATGCGATTTCGTGCAGCGCGGGAAAGCGGGTCGTCAGGCGAACCACCGCGCTCGCGCAGGCGACGCAGAGGTGACGGCCGAGGCAGACGAATCGGATCTCCACCTTCCTCCCGCACCGTTCACAGCGCTCCATGGAGGAATGGTACGAAGGTCCGCTCGCGCGGGGTTCGTTCTTAATGAAACGGAAAGGCGCCCGCGCCTTTTCCGCCGGATTCAGCAATCATTCCTCCCCGTTCCGGAAGGAGAGCGAGGGAATCGCCCTCTCCCGGGCCCGGCGCGCCCGCCTGAGGTTTCCCGCCCGGCTCGAAGACCGCCGGCCTATTTGAGGAGGGACTCGCGCCAGTTCAGGACGAGGGTGATCGTGGGGGTCTCTTCCGTGTCGACGCTCGTGACGATGAATTTCTGCCCGTCGGCCGTCACGTCGTACGCGTACCCGGGATTGGAGAACGCGTGCGTGTGGAAGAGCGGCGTCACGCGGCCGACGCGGAACTCCGCGGCGGTTCCGTCGACCTCGGCCGCCATCAGCGTCAGGTCGGGCGCCAGGAAGTAGAGCTCCTTCCCGTCGCCGCGCCAGCGCGGGTTGTATCCCGCGGCGGAGACCTGCCATTTGCCTCCCGGTCCGGGAAACGGCGAGACGACGATCGCGGGCGCGCCGGACGTGAACACGGAGTACGCGATCCAGCGCGAATCGGGAGCGATCGCCGACATCGTCTCGTCGCCGTCGTGCTCGCGGAGCAGAAGGGCGGCGCGGGAAGGGTCCGAGACCGGCAGGAATCCCGTCCAGCGATGCGCGTTGGGGACGTTTTCCTGGTACGAGACGAACCGTCCGTCCCGGCTCCAGTCGTCCGCGATGTGTCCGACGCCCTTCCCGAGGAGCAGTGTGCGTTCCGCGTCGGCGCCGCTCGCGAGCTTGGCGAAGATCCCGTAGCGGCCGTTCTTCTGGCGCAGGGAGGAGTAGACGACCTGGGTCCCGTCCGGCGACCATCCGCCCACCTGGGTCGAGCCGGAGCTGAACGTCAGCCGGGTCGGTACGCCCGTCGCGGTTTCGAGGAGATACACGTCGCCGGGATCGCCGATCG
It includes:
- a CDS encoding adenylate/guanylate cyclase domain-containing protein, whose protein sequence is MIQLFYEVDGRPQVYTLLKEEISIGRSSENDVVLNDFSVSRKHAILVRKDEAWFVRDNHSTNGVRVNGKNVSDIEVKDGDELAVGTFTLRLRDDPSIVSYPRGADKKESTSTFIRPLAEFNEDFGLEKDLPPADSTVLRKRGSLDLAYKNKVFEILVQVAKTLISADELETVLEKVMDLIFEYLPVDRGFLLLIDETGDLKTRVARVKSSRMTATAEGEVPFSRTIVDMVVRQKVAFLTSDAQKDDRFDMGQSIRIQHIRSAMCVPLWDRGTVIGVIHVDSPIYVGTFKSEDLDLLTALANFAAVAIERASLHARVEEDKRIRTRLERYHSPAVIEEIIADSSGTGALNRARTKSVTVLFADLVGFTTLSEKMAPETVSTMLNTFFTHAAEAVFSVDGTLDKFIGDEAMAFFGAPIDQPDHAWRAIMAALKIREALAGWNRQREAAGERPLEVRIAINTGEVVVGEIGSDRRVDYTVLGTPVNIAARIEQFVAAPGDIVIGPETYEAVKDRVNAAQMGFFALKGLVSQVPLFKVLGLTDRDVGNRPTLEAPPAAP